The following proteins are encoded in a genomic region of Tenacibaculum sp. 190524A05c:
- a CDS encoding DUF389 domain-containing protein: MEEIKKEEIDKSKEAVKQDAKGLWESVKTFMNELLDFRHDTDQEATIEAIKNDIPFKGATAWILIFAVFIASIGLNVSSTAVVIGAMLISPLMGPILGIGMSLAINDIDTLKSSFVNLLVMVILSVATAYLYFLLSPLTELTPELEARTQPNILDVLVAIFGGLALIVARTKKGTIASVIFGVAIATALMPPLCTAGYGLAVGNMKFFLGAMYLFVINTTFIALSTFLVLKVLGFTMIRYVNSKKRRRIAQLATFFGLVAMIPAVWTFLNVLKKSNFDRDLRGFIKNEIETNDDLWFQRHKVKEDENEITLYFNGKVPQATITDLKNELKNYDKIKNFDLKINSNESRSADDISKSLERAYSNLDQKDNIINGLQKEIEDLKSEISNLNVTIEKTDKNNIPFSSIAKEAKIRFGDIKEIRFSKVLSTKDFIKVDTIPEASVIWNSKLKEKYIAKKQLELHKWLQKEMKLDTLYIK, from the coding sequence ATGGAAGAAATTAAGAAGGAAGAAATAGATAAGTCTAAAGAAGCAGTAAAGCAGGATGCAAAGGGTTTATGGGAGAGTGTAAAGACATTCATGAACGAATTACTTGATTTTAGACATGATACAGATCAAGAAGCAACTATTGAGGCAATAAAGAATGATATTCCCTTCAAAGGAGCAACTGCATGGATTTTAATATTTGCAGTATTTATTGCATCGATTGGATTAAATGTGAGTTCTACAGCGGTTGTAATCGGAGCCATGTTAATATCACCTTTAATGGGACCAATATTAGGTATAGGAATGTCTTTAGCTATTAATGATATTGATACGTTAAAGAGTTCGTTTGTAAACTTATTGGTGATGGTGATTCTTAGTGTTGCTACGGCTTATTTATACTTTTTATTATCACCGTTAACAGAATTAACTCCTGAATTAGAGGCAAGAACTCAACCTAATATATTAGATGTACTTGTGGCGATATTTGGAGGTTTAGCTTTAATTGTTGCAAGAACAAAAAAAGGAACTATTGCATCTGTAATATTCGGTGTAGCAATTGCTACAGCTTTAATGCCACCTTTATGTACTGCAGGATATGGATTGGCCGTTGGAAACATGAAGTTTTTCTTAGGAGCAATGTATTTATTTGTAATTAACACTACATTTATTGCGCTGTCTACCTTTTTAGTATTGAAAGTATTAGGATTTACAATGATTCGTTATGTAAATTCTAAAAAGAGAAGAAGAATTGCCCAATTGGCTACATTTTTTGGTTTGGTAGCAATGATTCCAGCTGTTTGGACTTTTTTAAATGTTTTAAAGAAAAGTAATTTTGATCGAGATTTAAGAGGTTTTATTAAAAACGAAATTGAAACTAATGATGATTTGTGGTTTCAAAGGCATAAAGTGAAAGAGGATGAAAATGAAATTACATTATATTTTAATGGAAAAGTTCCTCAAGCTACAATCACGGATCTTAAGAACGAATTAAAAAATTACGATAAGATCAAAAACTTTGATTTAAAAATTAATTCAAACGAGTCTAGAAGTGCAGATGATATTTCTAAATCTTTAGAAAGAGCTTACAGTAATTTAGATCAAAAAGATAATATTATTAATGGTTTACAAAAGGAAATAGAAGATTTGAAATCTGAAATTTCTAACTTAAATGTAACCATTGAAAAAACGGATAAAAACAATATTCCGTTCAGTTCAATAGCTAAAGAGGCTAAGATTAGATTTGGAGATATTAAAGAAATTCGTTTTTCAAAAGTGTTATCTACAAAGGATTTTATTAAAGTTGATACGATTCCAGAAGCAAGTGTTATTTGGAATAGTAAATTGAAGGAGAAGTACATTGCAAAAAAGCAATTGGAATTGCATAAATGGCTTCAAAAAGAAATGAAATTAGATACATTATATATCAAGTAA
- a CDS encoding AraC family transcriptional regulator — translation MKMKDSNNHLSVRIHNAIQYIEEHSSSKLLLEDVAKQAYLSPYHFHRIFKTITGETFANFVTRKRIERAANFLLHSSEKSISEITELTGFNTISSFSRAFKKFYGISPTDFKNKSTSRFSKISKTKSKNGKVDTEIEQYIYNMKNLVNYIDEKASKIEVITIDDISVAYVPHIGPFDNVGIAFEKLLKWAYPKGLMNGQPKIMSIYHDSPKVTEESKLKMSACISIENTSVDTSEINTRTISAGKYVSATFTLGMHEFKKTYEAIFVWIFDKGFKVDDTRDPFDEYHNNFNEHPEKLCNLTVYIPVQ, via the coding sequence ATGAAAATGAAGGATTCAAATAATCATCTATCTGTAAGAATACATAATGCGATACAGTACATTGAAGAACATAGTTCTTCAAAATTGTTATTAGAAGATGTTGCTAAGCAAGCCTATCTTTCTCCTTATCATTTTCATAGAATATTTAAAACTATTACTGGCGAAACTTTTGCCAATTTTGTTACTCGTAAACGAATTGAACGAGCTGCTAATTTTCTATTACATAGTAGCGAAAAAAGTATTTCCGAAATTACAGAGTTAACAGGTTTCAATACAATCTCATCATTTTCAAGAGCATTTAAAAAGTTTTATGGAATAAGTCCAACCGATTTTAAAAATAAAAGCACGAGTAGATTTAGCAAGATTAGTAAAACGAAAAGCAAGAATGGAAAAGTCGATACAGAGATTGAACAATACATTTACAACATGAAAAATCTTGTAAATTATATTGACGAAAAAGCTTCAAAAATTGAAGTTATTACTATTGATGATATTTCTGTTGCATACGTTCCGCATATTGGTCCTTTTGATAATGTTGGAATTGCTTTTGAAAAATTACTTAAATGGGCATATCCTAAAGGTTTAATGAACGGACAACCCAAAATAATGTCGATATATCACGATAGTCCGAAAGTAACAGAAGAATCAAAATTAAAAATGAGCGCTTGTATAAGTATTGAAAATACTTCGGTAGATACTTCTGAAATCAATACTCGAACTATTTCCGCAGGGAAATATGTTAGCGCAACTTTTACTTTAGGCATGCATGAATTCAAAAAGACATATGAAGCTATTTTCGTTTGGATTTTTGACAAAGGTTTTAAAGTAGATGACACTCGCGATCCTTTCGATGAATACCACAACAATTTTAATGAGCATCCAGAAAAACTATGTAACCTAACGGTATACATTCCTGTTCAATAA
- the pdxH gene encoding pyridoxamine 5'-phosphate oxidase, translating to MSQDLSDYRKSYEKGQLLEQNCPENPLELFRDWFLQANESEMVDEANAMSISSIGLDGFPKTRVVLLKKYTHEGFIFYTNYNSEKGKAITANNNVCLSFFWAGLERQIIIKGKAEKIAENLSDGYFESRPDGSKLGAWASNQSEVVANKQVLQDSLNEFENKFKGVEIPRPSHWGGFIVKPVSIEFWQGRPNRLHDRIRYTLSKDFSWKLERLAP from the coding sequence ATGTCGCAAGATTTAAGTGATTACAGAAAGTCATATGAAAAAGGGCAATTATTAGAACAGAATTGTCCGGAAAATCCATTAGAATTATTTAGAGATTGGTTTTTACAAGCCAATGAATCGGAGATGGTTGATGAAGCTAATGCAATGAGTATTTCGTCAATTGGACTTGATGGGTTTCCAAAAACTCGAGTTGTGTTGCTTAAAAAATATACTCATGAAGGATTTATTTTTTACACCAACTATAATTCAGAAAAAGGAAAGGCAATTACAGCAAACAATAACGTTTGCTTGTCATTTTTTTGGGCGGGTTTAGAACGTCAAATAATAATTAAAGGAAAGGCTGAGAAAATTGCAGAGAATTTATCTGATGGATATTTTGAGTCTAGACCGGATGGAAGCAAATTAGGAGCTTGGGCTTCGAATCAAAGTGAAGTAGTAGCTAATAAACAAGTTTTACAAGATTCATTAAATGAATTTGAAAATAAATTTAAAGGAGTTGAAATTCCAAGACCTTCGCACTGGGGTGGATTCATTGTAAAGCCTGTGAGTATCGAGTTTTGGCAAGGTAGACCAAATCGTTTACATGATAGAATTCGATACACATTATCAAAAGATTTTTCTTGGAAACTTGAACGATTAGCTCCTTAA
- a CDS encoding OmpA family protein encodes MKKLMLSGALIAIGLTVSAQDLPTNAEPGKCYVRCKTPEVWKNQDVTIEVAPAYKRIVSYPAKYKTVTERVLVDEGGERLVLVPAKYETQNFTVVTKEASKRLEKTLGKPSVENQTVVTKEASKRLTVVPAKYEMRDVTVTVKDAYKRLVSVPAKYETRDEVVVIKEASQRLVVVPAKMKTITEEVTIKEASKRLEVIPAKYEMRDVTVTVKEASKRVEVVPAQYEMRDVTVTVKEASKRLEVVPAVYGTEVVSYQKRQYGNKMRVIPASFSRDNEVIEVKAKSAKWQMSEKAPDCTSSDPNDCRYWCYKEVPAQFEIVDKTVLSADASVVTTPECNEATSSTQCGKATYVKRVMKTPPTTREIDIPAVTKVVKKRVMVTPPSTKTFDIPAVTKVVKKRVMVTPPTTREIEIPAVTQTVKRTVVDVPASKKIIEIPAVTKIVKKTVMVTPPTTREVEVPAVTKVVKKRVMVTPPSTNEIEIPEVTTIVKKTIPAEQGTREIEIPEVTATMKKTVMVNAPTTRVVKIDPKYGTVKKTVLEKDAYSTEKSVEAKFKTVTKEVLVSKGGLTTWKEVECKLVQNTPLPINWNLGSATLTSGAKRIIDARLLPILKDGVAVAIESHTDSRGSKSSNQSLSERRAQAVVNYLISKGINASKLTANGYGENRLTNRCADGVSCTEREHAANRRTTFRVIDQK; translated from the coding sequence ATGAAAAAACTAATGTTATCCGGTGCATTAATTGCAATCGGGCTTACGGTTTCTGCTCAAGATCTACCAACAAATGCAGAGCCAGGGAAGTGTTATGTGAGATGTAAAACACCCGAAGTATGGAAAAATCAGGATGTTACCATAGAAGTGGCTCCTGCCTATAAAAGAATTGTTTCTTACCCTGCAAAGTACAAAACAGTTACTGAAAGAGTTTTAGTTGATGAAGGAGGAGAACGATTAGTTTTAGTTCCTGCAAAATATGAAACACAAAACTTTACTGTTGTAACTAAAGAAGCTTCTAAAAGACTTGAGAAAACTTTAGGAAAACCTTCTGTAGAAAACCAAACAGTAGTTACAAAAGAAGCTTCAAAACGTTTAACAGTTGTTCCTGCAAAATATGAAATGCGTGATGTTACAGTTACGGTAAAAGATGCTTACAAACGATTAGTTTCTGTTCCTGCGAAATATGAAACTCGTGATGAAGTTGTTGTTATTAAGGAAGCGTCACAACGATTAGTTGTTGTTCCTGCAAAAATGAAAACAATTACAGAGGAAGTTACGATTAAAGAAGCTTCTAAAAGATTAGAAGTGATTCCTGCAAAATATGAAATGCGTGATGTAACTGTTACCGTAAAGGAAGCTTCTAAAAGAGTTGAGGTTGTTCCTGCGCAATATGAAATGCGCGATGTTACGGTTACAGTGAAAGAAGCTTCAAAAAGATTAGAAGTTGTACCAGCTGTTTATGGAACTGAAGTAGTTTCTTATCAAAAAAGACAGTATGGAAATAAGATGCGAGTTATTCCAGCTTCTTTCTCTAGAGATAATGAAGTAATTGAAGTAAAGGCGAAATCTGCGAAGTGGCAAATGAGTGAAAAAGCTCCTGATTGTACATCTTCTGATCCTAACGATTGTCGTTACTGGTGTTATAAAGAAGTTCCTGCTCAGTTTGAAATCGTAGATAAAACTGTTTTATCTGCAGATGCATCTGTAGTAACTACTCCAGAGTGTAACGAAGCTACTTCTTCTACGCAATGTGGAAAAGCTACTTATGTAAAAAGAGTAATGAAAACTCCACCAACAACAAGAGAAATAGATATTCCTGCGGTGACTAAAGTGGTAAAGAAAAGAGTTATGGTGACTCCGCCTTCTACAAAAACTTTTGATATTCCTGCAGTAACAAAAGTGGTAAAAAAGAGAGTTATGGTAACTCCACCTACTACAAGAGAAATTGAAATTCCAGCAGTTACTCAAACTGTAAAAAGAACAGTTGTGGATGTTCCTGCTAGTAAAAAAATCATTGAGATTCCTGCGGTTACTAAAATCGTAAAGAAAACTGTTATGGTTACTCCTCCAACAACAAGAGAGGTTGAAGTTCCGGCAGTTACTAAAGTCGTAAAGAAAAGAGTAATGGTAACTCCACCATCAACGAATGAGATTGAGATTCCTGAAGTTACAACAATTGTAAAAAAGACAATACCTGCTGAACAAGGAACAAGAGAAATTGAAATTCCTGAGGTTACAGCAACGATGAAGAAAACAGTAATGGTAAATGCTCCAACTACTAGAGTTGTAAAAATTGATCCTAAATACGGAACAGTTAAGAAAACAGTTTTAGAAAAAGATGCGTATTCTACTGAAAAATCAGTTGAGGCTAAATTTAAAACAGTTACTAAAGAAGTTTTAGTATCTAAAGGAGGTTTAACAACTTGGAAAGAAGTAGAGTGTAAATTAGTTCAAAATACTCCATTACCAATTAACTGGAATTTAGGAAGTGCTACGTTAACTTCTGGAGCTAAAAGAATTATTGATGCACGTTTATTACCAATCTTAAAAGATGGAGTTGCTGTTGCAATTGAATCTCATACAGATTCTAGAGGTTCTAAATCAAGCAACCAATCTTTATCTGAAAGAAGAGCACAAGCGGTTGTGAATTACTTAATTTCTAAAGGAATTAACGCAAGTAAGTTAACTGCCAATGGATACGGAGAGAACAGATTAACAAACAGATGTGCTGATGGTGTATCATGTACAGAGCGTGAGCATGCAGCAAACAGAAGAACTACATTTAGAGTTATCGATCAAAAATAA
- a CDS encoding histidine phosphatase family protein has translation MKTIYIVRHAKSSWKYVSVKDHDRPLKERGINDAHLLSKYLAKNIKRPDVFISSSANRALQTGIIFCENFGYPMANLKISKQLYSFSDGYLVKTVKALDDSFDSAIIFSHDHGINTFVNKFGSQPIAHVPTCGVVGIQFKEKHWKNIKKGSTVLVEFPKHHK, from the coding sequence ATGAAAACCATTTATATAGTTCGTCATGCTAAGTCTTCTTGGAAGTACGTTAGTGTCAAAGATCATGATAGACCACTTAAAGAAAGAGGTATTAATGATGCACACCTATTATCTAAATATTTGGCGAAAAACATAAAAAGGCCAGATGTTTTTATTTCTAGTAGTGCAAACAGAGCTTTACAAACGGGTATTATTTTCTGTGAAAACTTCGGTTATCCAATGGCCAATTTAAAAATTAGTAAACAGCTTTATAGTTTTAGTGATGGTTATTTGGTGAAAACAGTTAAGGCTTTAGATGATAGTTTTGATAGTGCAATTATCTTTAGTCATGATCATGGTATAAATACTTTCGTAAATAAATTTGGTAGCCAACCCATTGCGCATGTTCCTACTTGTGGAGTTGTTGGAATTCAGTTTAAAGAAAAACATTGGAAAAACATTAAAAAAGGATCAACCGTTTTAGTGGAATTCCCTAAACACCATAAATAA
- a CDS encoding exopolyphosphatase, with the protein MEIKKYGAIDIGSNAVRLLVANVIEEKGKETKFKKSSLVRVPIRLGADAFVEGEISENNIKRMVDAMQAFSLLMKVHGVEKYKACATSAMREASNGDEIVKKIYEKSGIEIDIINGAKEAAIISSTDLKYLINSDETYLYVDVGGGSTEFTLFSRGEIVNSKSFKIGTVRLINNSKEKNKKIFSKVQNWIVKNTKDYKRISLIGSGGNINKIFKMSGLDPGRPISYVYLNAQLEFLKKMTYEERISELSLNPDRADVIVPATKIYLSAMKWSGARRIYVPKIGLSDGIVKSLYFNTI; encoded by the coding sequence TTGGAAATAAAAAAATATGGAGCCATTGATATTGGTTCAAATGCAGTTCGACTTTTAGTAGCAAATGTAATTGAGGAGAAAGGAAAGGAAACTAAATTCAAAAAGTCTTCTCTTGTTAGGGTTCCAATTCGATTGGGAGCAGATGCATTTGTTGAAGGTGAAATTTCCGAAAATAATATAAAAAGAATGGTAGACGCCATGCAGGCTTTCAGTTTACTTATGAAAGTTCATGGAGTCGAAAAATATAAGGCATGTGCAACTTCAGCCATGAGAGAAGCCTCTAATGGAGATGAAATAGTTAAGAAAATTTATGAAAAATCTGGTATCGAGATTGATATCATAAATGGAGCGAAAGAAGCAGCAATTATTTCATCAACAGATTTAAAGTATTTGATAAACTCAGATGAAACCTACTTATATGTAGATGTGGGTGGAGGTAGTACAGAGTTTACCTTATTTTCAAGAGGAGAAATAGTCAATTCAAAGTCTTTTAAAATAGGAACTGTTCGTTTGATTAATAATTCAAAGGAAAAGAATAAAAAGATATTTTCTAAAGTCCAAAATTGGATTGTAAAGAATACTAAAGACTACAAAAGAATATCATTAATTGGTTCAGGAGGAAATATCAATAAAATCTTCAAAATGTCTGGTCTGGATCCAGGAAGACCAATTTCTTATGTCTATTTAAATGCACAATTAGAGTTTCTTAAAAAGATGACTTATGAGGAAAGAATTTCTGAATTAAGTTTAAACCCAGATAGGGCAGATGTGATTGTTCCTGCAACAAAAATTTACCTTTCAGCAATGAAATGGAGCGGTGCAAGAAGAATTTACGTTCCTAAGATTGGTCTGTCTGACGGTATTGTTAAGAGCTTGTATTTTAATACGATATAA
- a CDS encoding response regulator codes for MVKKLNILFIDDDEVERMKFARVCNNSNFNPTVIEAVNGEDALSKLENPTSDLIFLDLNMPKMNGIEFLKILKADNRLRYIPTVILSSSDNHSDLKTCYELGIAGYIIKPLRFEDYTKNITTMLDYWTNNELLN; via the coding sequence ATGGTGAAGAAATTAAACATTTTGTTTATTGATGATGATGAAGTAGAAAGAATGAAATTCGCTAGAGTTTGTAATAACAGTAACTTTAATCCTACTGTTATAGAAGCTGTAAACGGAGAAGATGCGCTTTCTAAATTAGAGAACCCTACATCAGACTTAATCTTTTTAGACTTAAACATGCCAAAAATGAATGGTATTGAGTTTTTAAAAATTTTAAAAGCTGATAATAGATTAAGATATATCCCAACAGTAATTCTATCTAGTTCTGATAATCATAGCGATTTGAAAACATGTTATGAACTCGGTATTGCTGGTTATATTATAAAACCTCTTCGTTTTGAAGATTACACAAAAAATATTACTACGATGCTAGATTATTGGACAAACAACGAATTATTGAATTAA
- a CDS encoding DUF2141 domain-containing protein has product MQRIIITVSLFLFSFIQQITAQENHSITIEFTGMKSDKGDLYVALYNSKDDFLKKSIKGDIVQVKDKKATVVFKNIPEGEYAVSAFHDANDNKKMDTKIFGIPKEPIGISNDAKGFFGPPKYKDAKFTVNADVSLSITIK; this is encoded by the coding sequence ATGCAACGAATTATTATAACAGTAAGCTTATTTCTTTTCAGTTTTATTCAACAAATCACAGCACAAGAAAATCATTCTATTACAATTGAATTCACAGGAATGAAATCTGACAAAGGTGATTTATATGTAGCCTTGTACAACTCAAAAGACGATTTCTTAAAGAAGTCGATTAAAGGAGATATCGTACAAGTAAAAGACAAAAAAGCTACTGTAGTTTTTAAAAATATACCTGAAGGAGAATATGCGGTTTCTGCATTCCATGATGCAAACGACAATAAAAAAATGGATACAAAGATTTTTGGAATTCCTAAAGAACCTATCGGAATTTCAAATGATGCTAAAGGTTTCTTTGGTCCTCCAAAATATAAAGACGCAAAGTTTACTGTAAACGCTGATGTTTCACTAAGCATAACAATAAAATAA
- a CDS encoding sensor histidine kinase encodes MITNNIEALEKALEREKNARIEAEKNLEERSLELQEANQNLIKVINEKDIQLESLFKTIVDPYILMDLYGNVVKMNDAAADFFGYTSEEIFNVTSTLYPDDVDYAMQAYYELLEKGIFKNFKARVYNGKKEVRWIEINSSIVYDETGEATFAQGVVRDITERLNDQKEREQLLKNLRKSNQELNDFAHVVSHDLKAPLRSMNALVSWLQEDCLELTEDENIKENFQLLLKKIDKMDHLINGILKYASIDKIEHPKKEIDLNEVVEIILDTIHVPEHVKVNIPKKLPIAKGDKFRLHQLFQNLISNAVKYAKAENGEVTISYDTIDENFWEFQISDNGKGIPEKYHKKVFGIFETLDDHHNSTGIGLSIVKKIVDLFDGTIWVSSIEGEGATFHFTLPIPN; translated from the coding sequence GTGATTACTAACAACATAGAAGCATTAGAAAAGGCGTTAGAACGAGAGAAAAACGCAAGAATTGAAGCAGAAAAGAACCTTGAAGAAAGGTCATTAGAGCTTCAAGAAGCTAATCAGAACCTTATTAAAGTAATTAACGAAAAAGATATTCAGCTAGAAAGTTTATTCAAAACCATTGTTGATCCATATATCCTTATGGATTTATATGGAAATGTAGTTAAGATGAATGACGCAGCAGCTGATTTTTTTGGATATACTTCCGAAGAAATATTTAATGTTACCTCAACTCTTTATCCAGATGATGTAGATTACGCTATGCAGGCCTACTATGAATTATTGGAAAAAGGGATATTCAAGAATTTTAAAGCCAGAGTTTACAACGGTAAAAAAGAAGTTAGATGGATTGAGATCAATTCTAGCATTGTATATGATGAAACTGGAGAAGCAACTTTTGCTCAAGGAGTAGTTAGAGACATTACAGAAAGATTAAACGACCAAAAAGAAAGAGAACAACTACTTAAAAACTTAAGAAAGAGCAATCAAGAATTGAATGACTTTGCTCACGTTGTTTCTCATGATTTAAAAGCTCCATTGCGTAGCATGAATGCATTGGTTAGTTGGCTTCAAGAAGATTGCTTAGAACTTACGGAAGACGAAAATATAAAAGAGAATTTCCAACTTTTACTAAAGAAGATTGATAAGATGGATCATCTTATTAATGGAATTCTTAAATATGCCAGTATTGATAAAATTGAACACCCTAAAAAAGAGATCGATCTTAATGAAGTGGTGGAAATCATTCTCGATACAATTCACGTTCCTGAACACGTTAAGGTAAACATCCCAAAAAAGCTACCGATAGCTAAAGGAGATAAATTTAGGCTTCATCAATTATTCCAAAACTTAATTAGTAACGCCGTTAAGTATGCAAAAGCGGAAAATGGTGAAGTAACTATTAGTTACGATACTATTGATGAAAACTTCTGGGAATTTCAAATTAGCGACAACGGAAAAGGAATACCTGAAAAGTACCACAAAAAAGTATTTGGAATTTTCGAAACTTTAGATGATCATCATAACTCTACAGGAATTGGATTATCTATAGTAAAAAAGATTGTTGATTTATTCGATGGAACAATCTGGGTGAGTTCAATTGAAGGTGAAGGCGCAACATTCCATTTTACATTACCTATTCCAAACTAG
- a CDS encoding TonB-dependent receptor — protein MKPIFTLLVVLTTFFSFAQTSISGKVLDAKGNPIEGANIYLEGTYDGTSSDKNGDFSFTTSEENLQTLVVSFVSFETFMKTDKVENLRNLSIKLKEDVNTLDAVVINAGTFDAGEKARAVALKPLDIVTTASALGDVVGAFQTLPGTSANDEDGRLFVRGGDAEETQIFIDGIRVFNPFVPTGNNIPTRGRFSPFLFKGMSFSTGGYSAEYGQALSSVLALNTIDQPTQEKTDIQFMTVGLGVGNTQIWGKNSFSINTSYINLAPYQYAFPDRNQWNQPYEGASGEMVYRYQPNEDGLLKLYGAFSYSNFDLIQENINFENGFNFGLQNTNLYFNGSYKQRLGNGWKVSGGIGYTNDTSDINLDNDNVDNAENSAHFKVKAQKRYSSRLKFNFGAEYFITDFNEDFLQNATSNTFNYNFDNNIFGVFTEADIFFSKKLATKIGVRLENNEFSNEFTFSPRASIAYKAGKNDQFSLAYGQFYQNARNEYLKFADNLTSEKATHYIANYQFIKDRQQFRVEGYYKKYDNLVKYDGTVATPFSNFTNTGDGYAQGIDVFWRDGKNIKNLDYWVSYSYLDTERDFKNYPTKATPNFASTHNLSVVGKYWVDSWKTQVGLSYRFATGRTYTNPNINGFLNEQTKNYNSVSLNVAYLISQQKILYFSVNNVLGTENVFGYDYKNQPNANGVFERQALRPNADQFFFVGFFWSISDDNKSNQLDNL, from the coding sequence ATGAAACCTATTTTTACTTTATTAGTAGTATTAACAACCTTTTTTTCTTTTGCGCAGACTAGTATATCAGGAAAAGTTCTTGATGCAAAAGGAAATCCAATTGAAGGCGCAAACATATATTTAGAAGGAACCTATGATGGAACTTCTTCTGATAAAAATGGAGACTTCAGTTTTACCACTTCAGAAGAAAATTTACAAACTTTAGTAGTATCGTTCGTTTCTTTTGAGACTTTTATGAAAACTGATAAAGTTGAAAATTTAAGAAACCTTTCTATAAAATTAAAGGAAGACGTAAATACACTTGATGCAGTTGTTATAAATGCTGGAACTTTTGATGCAGGTGAAAAAGCCAGAGCTGTTGCATTAAAACCTTTAGATATTGTTACTACAGCAAGTGCACTAGGAGATGTAGTTGGTGCTTTTCAAACCTTACCAGGAACTTCAGCAAATGATGAAGACGGAAGATTATTTGTTCGTGGTGGAGATGCTGAGGAAACACAGATTTTTATTGATGGGATTCGAGTGTTTAATCCATTTGTTCCAACTGGAAATAATATTCCTACTCGTGGTCGTTTTTCTCCGTTCTTATTTAAAGGAATGTCTTTCTCTACTGGTGGATATTCAGCTGAATACGGACAAGCATTATCAAGTGTATTAGCCTTAAATACCATTGATCAACCAACCCAAGAAAAAACAGACATTCAATTTATGACTGTTGGTTTAGGCGTTGGAAACACTCAAATTTGGGGAAAGAACTCATTCAGCATTAATACTTCTTATATCAATTTAGCTCCATATCAGTATGCATTTCCAGATAGAAATCAATGGAATCAACCTTATGAAGGAGCAAGTGGAGAGATGGTGTACAGATATCAACCGAATGAAGACGGGTTATTAAAACTATATGGAGCATTTAGTTACTCGAATTTTGACCTAATTCAAGAAAACATCAATTTTGAAAATGGTTTCAATTTCGGATTACAAAACACAAACTTATACTTTAATGGTTCCTATAAACAGAGATTAGGAAATGGATGGAAAGTTTCAGGCGGAATCGGTTATACAAATGATACTTCTGATATTAATTTAGATAACGACAATGTTGATAACGCAGAAAATTCTGCTCATTTTAAAGTAAAAGCACAAAAGAGATATTCAAGCAGATTGAAATTCAATTTTGGCGCAGAATATTTCATTACTGATTTTAATGAGGATTTTTTACAAAACGCTACTTCTAACACTTTCAATTATAATTTTGACAATAATATCTTCGGAGTATTTACGGAAGCAGATATTTTCTTTTCTAAGAAACTAGCAACTAAAATTGGAGTTCGATTAGAGAATAATGAATTTTCAAATGAATTTACTTTCTCACCAAGAGCTTCTATTGCATATAAAGCTGGAAAGAACGATCAATTCTCTTTGGCTTATGGACAGTTTTATCAGAATGCCAGAAACGAATATTTAAAGTTTGCTGATAATTTAACTTCTGAAAAAGCCACTCATTATATTGCCAATTATCAATTCATAAAAGATAGACAGCAATTTAGAGTAGAAGGATATTATAAAAAGTATGATAACCTTGTAAAATATGATGGTACTGTTGCTACTCCATTCTCTAATTTCACAAATACTGGAGATGGTTATGCTCAAGGAATTGATGTATTCTGGCGAGATGGAAAAAATATTAAAAATTTAGACTATTGGGTTTCTTACTCATACTTAGATACTGAGCGTGATTTTAAAAACTATCCAACAAAAGCTACCCCAAATTTTGCATCAACACATAATCTTTCTGTAGTTGGAAAATACTGGGTTGATTCATGGAAAACTCAGGTTGGACTTTCATATAGATTCGCTACAGGAAGAACTTATACGAATCCAAATATCAACGGATTTTTAAATGAACAAACAAAAAATTACAATTCGGTAAGCTTAAACGTTGCTTACTTAATTAGTCAACAAAAAATATTGTATTTCTCGGTAAACAATGTTTTAGGTACTGAAAACGTTTTTGGATATGATTATAAAAATCAACCTAATGCTAATGGAGTTTTTGAGCGTCAAGCCTTACGTCCAAATGCCGATCAGTTCTTTTTCGTAGGATTCTTCTGGTCTATTAGTGATGATAATAAAAGTAATCAGTTAGATAATTTATAA